One genomic segment of [Phormidium] sp. ETS-05 includes these proteins:
- a CDS encoding WD40 repeat domain-containing protein has translation MTNMEPWLKYLLEWAVPVLNGIISAKISEIWGEFKKQTLDNHLSKLDRFTLPPAVTSPPTISELAIKIGKEIPGLLADPVSLMHQRHEETGVLASNLLPSTRLWLQPSPGFWDWEEEKAKEQRLTVDQRETLLKIAAYQRETTLQLPEVNKILDQWPLKLLPSQILTSGDNHQKVPLRIFIAPLKFDAIGGGIPNLESKLCQGLREFIAQHYPLHSATRSTEFLGGAWESKRFHGEASIKALFGLLKSEPCMILESEVGGDSVIFRVAYWGVGQSHYFYQTILNFSYREFLQSAAHERSAQWRTTRDKLLALGKTMADVERLGGDQAINLAILEEAEALAAAGIDVGELQLEYRVTAKDWEELCQFLIASHCLVAGWLVDMHYLIYDDVPPLLPELLPDLMVNLGYQRLLSQTIATSLSIYQEIFQAMAMTRPAWAPELALKIAMSLIHLPDKSWAQAQVNYSVNCWLHLHQLPPVSGVQALQGCMIQLVSSDVAYLESLKSCLVAIGDDAGVAIIMDLMATVTTATPPSQGMGSQVHPNFTHHSTYNSPTPVAALALSAGGETLFSCGDGSTIEMWDVTNRGTTPVATLTGHSGGVVTLTLSGDGRILASSDKSKHRSYVKIWDWQAGKLLWTLFGHKKQIHALALTPDGKILASGSHKIKLWNLETGESFRTLFGHKKWVYSLAIAPDGKTLVSGSEDTTVKVWDITTVQLRRTLVGHQSSVRSVAITPDGETIISGSDDGTVKVWDLATGKLLHTLTDNGAAVFAVAVTDWGISSSGSALLPVRLTAPQKGLLSSQGTLGSAPRHLTAIAGCEDKTIKIWDLHSGDLVQTLTLHNDVVRAVAAIALSNSPTQMSTPPSPSPVLLASGSDDGIIHVSVLGH, from the coding sequence ATGACAAATATGGAACCTTGGTTAAAATATTTACTTGAGTGGGCAGTACCGGTATTAAACGGCATAATTTCGGCAAAAATCAGCGAAATTTGGGGAGAATTCAAAAAACAAACCCTAGATAATCATCTATCAAAACTAGATAGATTTACCTTACCACCAGCAGTAACATCGCCGCCCACAATTTCAGAATTAGCCATAAAAATAGGAAAAGAAATTCCTGGATTACTGGCCGATCCTGTGTCTTTAATGCACCAGCGCCATGAAGAAACCGGGGTTCTTGCCTCCAATCTTTTGCCAAGTACGAGGCTCTGGTTGCAGCCTAGTCCCGGTTTCTGGGATTGGGAAGAGGAAAAGGCAAAAGAGCAGCGCCTCACGGTTGATCAGCGAGAAACTCTCTTAAAAATTGCCGCTTATCAACGGGAAACCACCCTGCAATTGCCAGAAGTTAATAAAATTCTTGACCAATGGCCTTTAAAACTGTTGCCGTCACAAATTTTGACATCTGGTGACAACCACCAAAAAGTCCCCCTAAGAATTTTTATCGCCCCTTTAAAATTTGATGCCATTGGGGGGGGAATTCCTAATCTGGAGTCCAAACTATGCCAAGGTTTGCGGGAGTTTATAGCGCAACATTATCCCCTGCACAGTGCCACCAGGTCCACGGAATTTCTGGGGGGAGCCTGGGAAAGCAAAAGGTTTCATGGGGAGGCGAGCATTAAGGCATTATTTGGACTGCTAAAATCTGAACCTTGTATGATTTTGGAGTCGGAAGTAGGGGGAGATTCTGTAATTTTTAGAGTAGCATATTGGGGGGTAGGGCAAAGTCATTATTTTTACCAAACTATTTTGAATTTTTCCTATCGGGAGTTTCTCCAGTCTGCGGCTCACGAGCGATCGGCTCAATGGAGAACAACACGAGATAAGTTGCTGGCTCTGGGGAAAACTATGGCAGATGTTGAGCGTCTGGGGGGTGATCAGGCGATAAATCTGGCAATTTTGGAAGAGGCGGAAGCGTTGGCGGCGGCGGGAATTGATGTGGGGGAGTTGCAGTTAGAGTATCGCGTGACGGCAAAGGATTGGGAGGAGTTGTGTCAGTTTTTAATTGCTAGTCACTGTTTGGTAGCTGGGTGGTTGGTGGATATGCACTATCTGATTTATGATGATGTGCCGCCTTTGCTGCCAGAGTTGTTGCCAGATTTGATGGTCAATTTGGGTTATCAAAGGTTGCTATCGCAGACGATCGCCACGAGTTTATCCATATATCAGGAGATTTTTCAGGCGATGGCTATGACTAGACCCGCATGGGCGCCAGAACTGGCTTTGAAAATCGCGATGAGCCTGATTCATTTGCCCGATAAGTCTTGGGCGCAAGCCCAGGTGAATTATTCTGTGAATTGCTGGCTGCATCTGCATCAGTTGCCCCCAGTGTCGGGAGTGCAGGCTTTGCAGGGGTGTATGATACAGCTTGTGAGTAGCGATGTGGCTTATTTGGAAAGCCTGAAAAGTTGTTTGGTGGCGATCGGCGACGATGCAGGGGTAGCGATAATTATGGATTTGATGGCTACCGTCACCACCGCAACACCCCCTAGTCAAGGTATGGGGTCGCAAGTCCATCCCAATTTTACCCACCATTCCACCTACAACAGCCCCACTCCAGTTGCAGCATTGGCCCTGAGTGCTGGTGGTGAAACCTTATTTAGCTGTGGTGACGGTAGCACGATCGAGATGTGGGATGTCACCAACCGCGGAACTACCCCAGTCGCCACCCTTACGGGTCATTCCGGCGGTGTTGTCACCCTCACCCTCAGCGGTGACGGACGCATTCTTGCCAGCAGCGATAAATCCAAGCATCGCAGTTACGTCAAAATTTGGGACTGGCAAGCCGGAAAACTGCTTTGGACTCTATTTGGGCATAAAAAGCAGATTCATGCACTGGCTCTGACTCCTGATGGCAAAATTCTGGCCAGCGGTTCTCATAAAATTAAACTTTGGAATCTGGAAACCGGCGAATCCTTCCGCACCCTGTTCGGTCACAAAAAGTGGGTTTATTCCCTGGCGATCGCCCCCGATGGCAAAACCTTAGTCAGTGGGAGCGAGGATACCACCGTCAAAGTCTGGGATATCACCACCGTGCAATTGCGGCGGACTCTCGTGGGCCATCAAAGTAGCGTTCGATCAGTTGCCATTACCCCTGACGGTGAGACCATCATCAGTGGCAGTGATGATGGCACAGTAAAAGTGTGGGATTTGGCAACCGGCAAATTACTTCACACCCTCACCGACAATGGCGCGGCGGTGTTTGCGGTGGCTGTCACGGACTGGGGAATCTCTAGTAGTGGCTCGGCTCTACTACCGGTACGCCTGACGGCGCCACAAAAGGGACTTTTGTCATCACAAGGCACTTTGGGGTCGGCGCCGCGACACCTGACGGCGATCGCAGGCTGTGAGGATAAAACTATCAAAATTTGGGACTTGCACAGTGGCGACCTAGTGCAAACCCTTACCCTTCATAACGATGTCGTGCGGGCCGTAGCCGCGATCGCCCTCTCCAACAGCCCCACCCAGATGTCAACCCCACCTTCCCCCTCTCCCGTCCTCCTCGCCAGTGGCAGTGATGACGGCATCATCCATGTTTCTGTCCTTGGTCATTAG
- a CDS encoding WD40 repeat domain-containing serine/threonine-protein kinase, translating to MISCLNPDCLHSENADEATVCENCGDILVLRPDRYRLRRKMPPIADSRGNVSYYLAEDMEKPGGNCLVEVLTLPMRSNRVESLRSELEQVAQAVKKLSEHPQIISLRDYFAETVGEGLASWMRFYLVWEWMEGETLAQELALLGTFSSTQVEKVLLELLPTVNFLHQQNVLHLDIKPATIVRRRGQGLLLMVNGLISRKLAAAASGAGELLSRGAGELLSRGALEQGSRGALEQGQSPSLPVSQSPSLPVPTVGANGHSPLHPPRHPVTPSPRHPLPPSIASDLYALGETCWELLAGIPPFQLWKVQGGSWVHSWREYLRQPASSELGRVLDKLLAPNHQERYQSAAEVLADFSPQLGPELPSLPAIVPWQPPDHVQEKKRGFQDKRGKWFGKRWKRGMLVGTGAIVLGLAGYGVWSVVVPKPVAYDRLTLTETLAKTSTSVLQLAFTRDGKTLVAANADGKVTILPGTGDKVQTFTAHKAAVNALTLTPDGKTLISASADKAIALWQLGDTKPQATLSGHTFSVFALALTPDGKTLVSGSSDKTIKIWDLKSAKLKTTLTGHQGWVRALAITPDGKTLVSGSQDKTIKIWDLDSGKLKATLKEHQGGILSLAITPDGKTLVSSDQSGLILTWNLPKSKLIQTLARNSTWFRSLTISPDGRTLLAGGGDKTIKIWDLSDGQLQKTLTGHQKGVTALTLSPNGKTLVSASEDGEVKMWGVIGD from the coding sequence ATGATTTCCTGCCTCAATCCCGATTGTCTGCATTCGGAAAATGCCGATGAAGCCACAGTATGTGAGAACTGCGGCGATATATTGGTGCTGCGGCCCGATCGCTATCGTCTGCGACGGAAAATGCCCCCGATCGCAGACAGTAGGGGCAATGTCAGTTACTATCTAGCGGAAGATATGGAGAAGCCCGGAGGAAACTGCCTGGTGGAGGTGCTGACTTTGCCTATGCGCAGCAATAGGGTGGAGAGTCTGCGTTCAGAGTTGGAACAAGTTGCCCAGGCGGTCAAAAAGCTGAGCGAACACCCCCAGATTATCAGTTTGCGGGATTATTTTGCGGAAACCGTGGGGGAGGGTTTAGCTTCTTGGATGCGGTTTTATCTGGTTTGGGAGTGGATGGAAGGGGAAACCCTCGCCCAGGAACTGGCGCTGCTGGGGACTTTTAGCTCGACGCAAGTGGAAAAGGTGCTGCTGGAGTTGTTGCCTACAGTTAATTTTCTCCACCAGCAAAATGTCCTGCATCTGGATATCAAACCAGCAACGATCGTCCGACGGCGGGGACAAGGGTTGTTACTAATGGTGAATGGGCTAATTTCCCGGAAGTTGGCGGCGGCGGCTTCTGGAGCAGGGGAGCTCTTGAGCAGGGGAGCAGGGGAGCTCTTGAGCAGGGGAGCTCTTGAGCAGGGGAGCAGGGGAGCTCTTGAGCAGGGACAGTCTCCCAGTCTCCCAGTCTCCCAGTCTCCCAGTCTCCCCGTCCCTACGGTAGGGGCGAATGGCCATTCGCCCCTACACCCCCCCCGTCACCCCGTCACCCCGTCACCCCGTCACCCCCTCCCCCCCTCTATTGCTAGTGACTTGTATGCTTTGGGGGAGACCTGTTGGGAGCTGTTGGCGGGAATTCCTCCTTTTCAACTGTGGAAAGTTCAGGGTGGTAGTTGGGTGCATTCCTGGCGAGAGTATCTGCGACAACCGGCGAGCAGTGAGTTGGGGCGGGTTTTGGATAAGCTGTTGGCACCAAATCATCAAGAGCGTTATCAGTCGGCGGCGGAGGTGTTGGCAGATTTTTCGCCGCAACTGGGGCCGGAGTTGCCGTCTTTACCAGCGATCGTCCCTTGGCAACCGCCGGATCATGTGCAGGAGAAAAAAAGAGGTTTTCAGGACAAAAGGGGTAAATGGTTCGGGAAAAGGTGGAAACGGGGGATGTTGGTGGGTACGGGGGCGATCGTCCTGGGTTTAGCCGGATATGGGGTGTGGTCCGTGGTGGTTCCGAAACCTGTGGCATACGATCGCCTCACTCTCACGGAAACCCTCGCCAAAACCTCCACCTCTGTGCTACAACTGGCTTTTACTCGCGACGGCAAAACCCTGGTAGCCGCTAACGCCGATGGAAAAGTCACAATTTTGCCCGGAACTGGGGACAAGGTGCAAACCTTTACAGCACATAAAGCGGCAGTAAATGCGCTCACCTTGACTCCCGATGGCAAAACCTTGATTTCCGCCAGTGCGGATAAGGCGATCGCCCTGTGGCAACTAGGCGATACCAAACCCCAAGCCACCCTCAGCGGTCACACCTTCTCGGTTTTTGCCCTAGCACTGACCCCCGATGGTAAAACTTTAGTGAGCGGTAGCAGCGACAAAACCATCAAAATCTGGGACTTAAAATCCGCCAAGCTGAAAACCACCCTCACCGGCCATCAAGGCTGGGTGCGCGCCCTCGCCATCACCCCCGACGGCAAAACCCTTGTCAGCGGCAGTCAGGACAAAACCATCAAAATCTGGGACTTAGACAGTGGCAAGCTCAAAGCCACCCTCAAAGAGCATCAGGGAGGCATTCTCTCCCTCGCCATTACCCCTGACGGCAAAACTTTAGTGAGTTCTGATCAATCAGGATTAATTCTCACATGGAATTTACCTAAAAGTAAGCTAATCCAGACCTTAGCCCGCAATAGCACCTGGTTTAGAAGCCTTACCATCAGCCCTGACGGCAGGACACTTTTAGCCGGTGGCGGCGACAAAACCATCAAAATTTGGGACTTAAGTGATGGTCAGCTCCAAAAAACCCTCACCGGACATCAAAAAGGCGTTACCGCCCTCACCCTCAGCCCCAATGGCAAAACATTAGTCAGCGCCAGCGAAGACGGAGAAGTAAAAATGTGGGGTGTCATTGGTGATTAG
- a CDS encoding right-handed parallel beta-helix repeat-containing protein, with protein sequence MTSDKGQMTNDQEPMTKDKRPMTICCLNPDCQNPTHKNLSGTEVTVGGNCQQCGTPLLLLRNRYRPIESRGGGAGGAGKTYLAEDADKGNESCIIKQFVPPIPGKLTLEKVKARFEQRARELQQLGEYPQIPTLLAYFEENGCFYSIYQFIEGESLAAQLHQQSTFSPEQVVAILLECLGILQFIHEKGVIHGDIKPENIFISSNLMVAGEKTAGKLVLIDFAFNQLLTAAALPELGISSGDWGYQSLEQLEESQSYPESDLYALGVMGYRMLTGGDPGAMWQRWGYGWTSQWRTHLPVGMTEAPQGVSRRLIPVLDRLLQPDYRQRYHAANLAAADLAEPTPAAIAPTPIEELNRLPLPTWTRRRFVQRTMFAAGGVVVGLALHAVGSELLENTKFLTVSKSGRGYRSINDAIKRAEPGARITIMPGVYQESIVIDKPLEIVGKGPVDQIHIDSTEGDCITMKTDSAVVKGITLQNHAKQASAVYVAQGELILENSFISSDSRPGVEIVGPGLCQLRRCQIQGCKGAGVSISDNASATIEDCQISGNAGAGVEIKKGGNPVIRRCEIKDGKQSGIFVHSKGLGVIEDCQISGNKFAGVEIKAQGNPLIRRCRINKNQYYAVFVHKDGTGTIEASNLSGNGRGPWRLDEGAKIEQQGNQV encoded by the coding sequence ATGACAAGTGACAAGGGACAAATGACCAATGACCAAGAACCAATGACCAAGGACAAAAGACCAATGACCATTTGCTGCCTAAACCCTGATTGCCAAAACCCAACTCATAAGAATCTTTCTGGAACCGAGGTGACAGTTGGGGGCAACTGCCAGCAATGCGGGACCCCTCTATTGCTGCTGCGCAACCGCTATCGCCCGATAGAATCGAGGGGAGGTGGTGCGGGTGGTGCGGGCAAAACCTACTTAGCAGAAGATGCAGACAAGGGTAATGAAAGCTGCATCATCAAGCAATTTGTCCCCCCCATTCCCGGTAAGCTGACTCTGGAAAAAGTTAAAGCACGTTTTGAGCAGCGGGCAAGAGAATTACAGCAACTGGGCGAGTATCCCCAAATCCCGACCCTGCTAGCTTATTTTGAAGAAAATGGCTGTTTTTATTCCATCTACCAGTTTATTGAAGGGGAAAGTTTAGCGGCGCAATTGCACCAGCAAAGTACCTTCAGCCCAGAACAGGTGGTGGCGATTCTGCTCGAATGCCTTGGAATTCTCCAGTTTATCCACGAAAAAGGTGTGATCCACGGAGATATTAAACCGGAAAATATTTTCATCAGCAGCAATTTGATGGTGGCTGGGGAGAAAACAGCGGGTAAGTTAGTTTTGATTGACTTTGCGTTTAATCAGCTATTGACTGCAGCCGCACTTCCAGAGTTGGGGATTAGTTCTGGAGATTGGGGATATCAGTCTTTGGAACAGTTAGAAGAAAGTCAGTCTTATCCTGAGAGTGATTTGTATGCTTTGGGGGTGATGGGCTACCGAATGCTGACGGGGGGAGACCCTGGGGCGATGTGGCAGCGGTGGGGCTATGGTTGGACGAGCCAATGGAGAACCCATTTGCCTGTTGGTATGACGGAAGCCCCCCAAGGTGTGAGTAGGCGGTTAATTCCAGTTCTCGATCGCCTCTTGCAACCAGATTATCGTCAACGCTATCACGCCGCCAATTTGGCTGCAGCGGACTTAGCAGAACCCACACCAGCGGCGATCGCTCCTACCCCCATAGAAGAGTTGAACCGCCTCCCGCTTCCTACTTGGACGCGGCGGCGGTTCGTGCAAAGGACGATGTTTGCCGCCGGTGGGGTAGTGGTGGGTTTGGCGTTGCACGCTGTCGGTAGTGAGTTACTAGAAAATACCAAGTTCCTCACCGTGAGCAAAAGTGGTAGAGGCTACCGCAGCATTAATGATGCGATTAAAAGAGCTGAACCAGGGGCAAGAATTACAATCATGCCGGGAGTTTATCAAGAAAGCATTGTGATTGATAAGCCTCTGGAAATCGTGGGCAAGGGTCCCGTTGACCAAATACATATTGACAGTACCGAAGGGGACTGCATCACCATGAAAACTGATTCGGCTGTGGTGAAGGGGATTACCCTGCAAAATCACGCCAAGCAGGCTTCGGCTGTGTATGTTGCCCAAGGGGAGCTAATCCTAGAAAACTCTTTCATCTCCTCAGACAGTCGTCCTGGGGTGGAAATCGTTGGTCCAGGTTTGTGTCAACTTCGCCGCTGCCAAATTCAAGGCTGTAAGGGGGCAGGGGTGTCGATTTCAGATAACGCCTCGGCTACCATTGAAGATTGCCAAATCTCTGGCAATGCTGGGGCTGGGGTGGAAATCAAAAAGGGAGGTAATCCGGTCATCCGCCGCTGTGAAATCAAGGACGGCAAGCAGAGTGGGATTTTTGTCCACAGTAAGGGGTTGGGGGTGATTGAGGATTGTCAAATTTCGGGGAATAAGTTCGCTGGGGTGGAAATTAAGGCTCAAGGTAATCCCCTAATTCGCCGCTGTCGGATTAATAAGAATCAATATTATGCGGTGTTTGTGCATAAGGATGGCACCGGGACGATCGAAGCCTCCAATTTATCCGGTAACGGTCGCGGTCCCTGGCGCCTAGATGAAGGGGCGAAGATTGAACAGCAGGGCAATCAGGTTTGA
- a CDS encoding Gfo/Idh/MocA family protein, with translation MTNDQIGVAVVGTGFGEKIHIPGFAEHPRTTVVAVYHRDLAKAKTIAAAHGIPIASDSLKDIVNLPEVQGVSISTPPFLHYEMAKMVLNAGKHLLLEKPTTMNAAEARSLYQLAASKPVAITLDFEFRFVPAWQRFKELLDENYCGQKRLIKIDWLVSSRADANRAWNWYAQKACGGGALGAVGSHSFDYITWLFAPIRRLCGFLSTAIPQRPDPAAGGVLKPVDADDTCLIMMELADGTPCQLTISSVTYQGRGHWVEVYGDQGTLVLGNDNQKDYIHGFRLQGAPVGQPLREIEIPKRLDFPKTYIDGRLAPFIRVADHWVKSMDAGTNSPPGLTEGINSQLLMDLTHKSQQTGGWVDVPDLEIFLE, from the coding sequence ATGACAAATGACCAAATCGGGGTAGCAGTTGTAGGCACAGGATTTGGGGAAAAAATCCACATCCCGGGATTTGCCGAACATCCACGCACAACAGTAGTAGCAGTATATCACCGAGATTTAGCCAAAGCCAAAACTATTGCGGCGGCTCATGGTATTCCCATAGCTAGCGACAGTTTAAAAGATATCGTTAATTTGCCGGAAGTTCAGGGTGTGAGCATCTCAACACCACCATTTTTGCATTATGAAATGGCTAAAATGGTGCTAAATGCTGGGAAACATTTGCTGCTAGAAAAACCAACTACGATGAATGCGGCGGAGGCTCGATCGCTCTACCAATTAGCCGCCAGTAAACCTGTCGCCATCACCCTTGACTTTGAATTTCGCTTTGTCCCGGCTTGGCAGCGATTCAAAGAACTATTAGATGAGAATTACTGCGGCCAAAAACGCCTGATTAAAATCGATTGGTTAGTATCCAGTCGCGCTGATGCTAACCGTGCTTGGAACTGGTACGCCCAAAAAGCCTGTGGTGGTGGCGCTTTAGGTGCGGTTGGTTCCCACTCCTTTGATTATATCACTTGGCTGTTTGCCCCCATCCGCCGCCTCTGCGGTTTTCTCAGTACCGCTATTCCCCAACGTCCTGACCCTGCAGCAGGCGGCGTTCTCAAACCGGTAGATGCGGATGACACCTGCCTGATTATGATGGAATTAGCCGATGGTACACCCTGCCAACTTACCATTAGTTCCGTCACCTATCAAGGGCGAGGGCATTGGGTGGAAGTGTATGGCGATCAAGGCACCCTCGTCTTGGGGAATGATAACCAAAAAGATTATATCCACGGTTTCCGTCTCCAAGGGGCTCCTGTTGGCCAACCTTTGCGGGAAATAGAAATCCCCAAACGTCTGGACTTTCCTAAAACTTACATTGATGGCCGTCTTGCTCCTTTTATCCGCGTGGCCGACCATTGGGTAAAATCAATGGATGCGGGAACTAATTCTCCCCCCGGACTCACCGAAGGTATTAACTCGCAGCTCTTAATGGATTTAACCCACAAATCTCAGCAAACTGGTGGTTGGGTTGATGTTCCCGACTTAGAGATTTTTCTAGAATAG